A stretch of DNA from Vulcanisaeta thermophila:
CGTTGGCACTGACATTAGGGGTCACGTGGAGAAGCCCCTTAATAAGTTTAAAGTACCTCGATTGCGTACATACCAGGTTTTGTTATGTTCAGTCTCTGGGCTATGCAGGATTCCTCGGGCTTCAGGATTATTATGAGCCCTAACCAATCCTTGGTGAAGTCGGTACCGCCACAAACGGGGCATTTATCAATGTTTTCAGGGACTACGGCCTTGCACGCCCTGCATGCCTTATAACCTGGCAATGGGGACCTCCTCACGGGCCTTCTTCCCCTTTCACCCATTGATTACCTTGATCATGGCTTAATTTAAAAACT
This window harbors:
- the spt4 gene encoding transcription elongation factor subunit Spt4, producing the protein MGERGRRPVRRSPLPGYKACRACKAVVPENIDKCPVCGGTDFTKDWLGLIIILKPEESCIAQRLNITKPGMYAIEVL